The genomic stretch AATATTTTTCATTCAGACTGAGAGTCTTACTCTGCCTGTATCCGATTAATGATTAGTGTATGGGCCAGCGGGAGGTCAAGCAATGCAGACAAAAGCTAACTCTTTGTTCAAACAATTGATACAATCAACGCTCAGTAAGTGGGGAGCCAAGTATGGATATTTCGTTTGAACGCCTAAAAAGCATGGTGGTATTTGCCCAAGTGGTTGAGCAAGGTACGTTAAGTGGTGCGGCAAGGCAACTCAGCTTATCTCGGGCGGTAGTGAGTTATCATGTAAAAAAGCTGGAAACTCAGTTAGGTATCAAGTTGCTAAACCGCTCCACCAGAACCATTTCTCTAACCCAAGCTGGCAGCGAGTATTATCAGCGCTGTCGAGTGATTGCCGAACAAGCGGCGGCGGCCAACCAACAAATTGAAAACCATAAAAACGAGCCCGAAGGACTGATTAAGATCACCTGCCCTGTTAATGTTGGCTTGCAGACCATAGTGCCTGCTTTAAATCAATTTCGTGCCTTGTATCCCAAGATCCAGCTCGACATTATGCTCACCGATGAGGTGGTCAATATCATTAAAGCAGGCATTGATTTAGCCATTCGCGGCGCTCCCCTGCCCGATTCAGGCTTGCAAGCCACAAAACTCTCAGTATTAAAAACCTGTTTATGTGGCTCACCCGCTTATTTTGAACAACATGGTAC from Pseudoalteromonas sp. UG3-2 encodes the following:
- a CDS encoding LysR family transcriptional regulator codes for the protein MDISFERLKSMVVFAQVVEQGTLSGAARQLSLSRAVVSYHVKKLETQLGIKLLNRSTRTISLTQAGSEYYQRCRVIAEQAAAANQQIENHKNEPEGLIKITCPVNVGLQTIVPALNQFRALYPKIQLDIMLTDEVVNIIKAGIDLAIRGAPLPDSGLQATKLSVLKTCLCGSPAYFEQHGTPKHPTDLYHHQWVIYKLTAGTLELTKGSRSYSISMQGGVSTNNAAARTAFVEGGHGLGRIPIYDAYPKIQAGTLVSVLDDYSMKDIHVYGVFPEGNTNAKKVRLLLDFLKGYFEQNLPEPSIN